The segment TTTCCCCTATCATTTATGAAAACATGTCAAAGCGAGTATCCTACACAACCAACTTTTGTGATGGCCACACATTTTGAGAGGAAGTCAAAATAGGATCAGTATGTGCTTTAAAATGAATCCTCAAGGATCAACTATAGGAGGATGTTTTGATAAACTTCGGCCCCTTAAAGCTGAGTGGCAAAAGATGACCTCCTCATGAATATTAGTGTGATTATAACTCACCAGTGTGAACCTTGTCGACTGGGCTGGGGCTCAGGGAGCTCAATGAGAGGTCAGTATTGGGTCTGGGGACAGAGGTTACAGGTTCAGGGCTCCCCCCGCTGGTCGactctgtctctgcagcactCTGCTTTAATGGCTCCAGTGTGTTAAAGCTGCGAGCCCATTGGTTGACAGGCTCAGCTGGGCGTCCGATCAGAACACCGAGGGAGGGGTCCGACCTCCGGCCCTGGAGGACCTTCCGTGTCTCCTCTATCCCACAATGCAACAGGCGGTAGTAGAACAGTGCCTGGTCGCGCACGCACATGTCCGTCTCCTCCTCTGGAACACAAAGGAACATTGAAATGAataataatctctctctctctcactccctctcactctctctctctctcacacacacacatacacacacctatgcAGTAGTGCAGCAGTCTTCCAAGCATGTCTTGTGTCTCGGCAGGCCGACACAAGAACAGCCTCATGGTGGCGGTTAGTAGCTCCATCTTCACTCCTGGAGAGACTTCGCTTCTCAGTCCATCTATGAAGACCTCCAGCACATAGGGGGCGCTGGAGACACGCTCCCCGTACAcacccagcagccacagcaaGGCCTGTCTGCCCTGGAGGAGACGCAGGAGGGGGGCGCATACTTTAAAGCATACTGAAACCCAAATGTTGATGcacatgacatcatcacttATCACAataaagagaaagggaaaagacCTGGCTGTCCTGTACTGTCTCCTCACAGCCTTCCAGAGCCAAACACACAGCCTCACTACACTGAGGACACACCCAGACCAGGTCACGCACTGTTTGCACCacagctggagggagagagacacacacagaaggcaagaggagtgtgagtgtgtgtgtgtgtgtgtgtgtgtgtgaggggggatCACATAAATGAGAAAGTGGTTGTGAGGCATGAGCGAGAATGACGGCAACCTGGGAGAACTGTGACATGTCTTCCATTTTATTGCCATTTAACTGAACAAGAACACCTGCGCACTAACAGCTCACAATGTCGTTATACAGAATGGCAGCACCGTGCCAAAAGTTTAAGTGACTTATACCAGAGGTGATGTGCTCCTGTTTGAGCCCCAGCAGTCCAGTGAGGATCTCCAGACATCTGTCGCTGTAGCTCCGCCCAATACGACCTGCATCAAGCACAGCCGCACCCACAGCAATTTGTTTTTCGCatcatgacatgacatttttatattataatGGCTACTTTTGTCATTATTACGACATATTAACTTATCTTCTCGTAGCAAACTTTTCTCGCTAAAACAACATACTGGCTTATCTATAACATGAAACATTTATTGTTATAATGAGAGGTCTCGGTCGGTGGTGTCGACAACCCCATGAACTGGCACACGGCCTTTCAGAGTGGaatatatatcacaatatatcaCAGTAAAATCACAATGCCATCCACTGTGCTCAATAGCAGTGAAGCTCTCAATGTCTCAACTCAAGCATGAAACAGAGCTTGAGCCCATCATGTAAACAAGCCATTCTCAATTTATCCTTTCACCTTTTATCTCATCAGGCCATAGCAGATGTTGTTCTGATTCATATATATGAGTTTCATGTAGTAACACGTTATCCCGTTATAATGAAAAACGTTTTCCTGTTATAGGAGGAAAAGGCTTCATTATCAGGCAAGATTAACATCTCATTGTAACCATAAAAGTTTCTCATGATACTGAGACAAGTTTTTTTCACAGTGGCAGCAATACTCTGCTGTAAAACGTCTGCtttattaatataataaaaaagaaataaatgcagTTCTGAACATGTTCTCCATACAAAATACCAACATTAGTGCCATAACAATAAGATATATGACACTGaatgtctcctcctctccttccagcTGCTATTCAGCAATTatcagctgagactgtgtgtgtgtgtgtgtgtgtgtgtgtgtttacctatAGCTGAGATGGCAGCCTGTGCAGTGTCTGTGTTGACGTCAGTGCAGTATCCCTTGAGCTCGTCCAGCACCAACGCCACGTTCTCATCGTTCACCAGCTCCACCAGCAACTACAAACACAGCAGTTTATTCATTCTCTTTCAGTTTTTGACATAAATTGTTATATGCAATTCAGTGCACATAATGCATTGGTTTTTGATGTAAAACTGattatatttttccatagtgttTCAATAAACAATCAATTCTCTATCTAAACAGAATATTATGAATCAACTaaatttcctctctgtcacatcGCATTGGTATTAGATTGATAAATAACAATCCCAGAGTTAACAGTGCATTTTCACTCAATAAAACTACACTACAAAGAGTGTTTTGCTCGCTAATTCTCCAGGTTTAATCCACGAGTCTGGGAAACTTGCCAGAAATTCAACAACACTCTCTAAAGCTGGACTGGAATTAAGTTTAACAAGAAATGTGCCTACGAATCAGTGGGAGACTTATGCAAATTGGGCTGTTCTCTGCGGAATTTTGAACTCTGGCAGTGATGGGATTATCAAAGCACAAAACATTTGAGCTTCCTTCTGTGCAAAGTGTCTTTGGTGCATATTAAATGGGTGTACAAGAGATACACTGTGGAAAATGCCACAGTTTGCATGGCATCAGGTAACACTGTTGCACGTACAGGTCCAATGACTCCATGTAATCTACGCAATTTTATCAAACAACAGCAGTGCTCCTGATACTGCAGCACAGTGAAGGAAGTACACCACAGTGCAGGAAAGGCATGATAAGCAGGGCGCAGGAGGGCCAAAACAAGAAGATCAGTGTCAATGAGGAAACAATGGTTTTATGTCCTTGACTGACCCAATCCATACTATTCCATATCTGTTGTCAAATGACCTTATCAGCAGTAAAAAACAGCTTTatattcaaatgtaaaattttgaGATTCACCATTGGGTTTTGGATGGGTTTCTTATTTCCCAACCATCACAGAATGTGCTCCATCTAAAAATCCActtcaaataattaaaaaaaaaaaaatccataatcaGGTCTTTCTGACTGCAGCACAGTGAGGGAGTAAAGCAGGCACATCACCTGCATCTTCCTCTGCTTGATGTAGGCTGGCTCGGCGTAGCCACAGAAGAAGCGCTTGTAGTGCGCCCCCATCAGGCCAGGAAGAGAGCGCAGCAGCAACTGGAAGAAGACAGCATATGCTTTTCCTTATTTTTCAATGTTGCTTTATTAAGCCTTATTAATTTTGAATGGCAAATGAGGAGCAAATCCATCTGAGATGTCCACTCAAAGGAACCAGTGACGTGGACATGAACTGAAATCTGCTTActctgtacacacacgcacgcgcacacacacgcacacacattcatttacataagaacacatacaaacagataaAATTCAAATATCCACACTTGGCATGCAAAACACAGGTTGTTTACGCACAGACATGGGCTGAAAAACTTTGCATCTCTTCCAACACACCAGCAAACACACTTCCCTTCACACCCCATTCAACCTCACCTGGATGTGGCAGAGAGCGGTGAACCTCATCTCCCTGGAGGCGCTCCCGCAAGCAGCCAGCAAGGGGCCCCGCACGCGCTCCAGGGCCGACAGACTGGCGGCGGGCAGGCCGGagcagaggctgaggaagagGCTGAGGGTGGCGGCCATGACGGGTGGATGAGGGCTGAGCAGGGACGGGTCCAGCAGGGAGAGGATGTCGAAGAGCTCGTCTTCCGACTGAGGACGGTAGCGCTCGAGGATCTTCAGCACCTCGCACTGACCCCACACGTCACACTCCTTCAGCCTGAGgggggagacacagagaggctcAGTGGCACTGTGGGCCCGCATCCGTTTTTGAAACCTAGCAGAAGTGGCTTTCGTCCACTTCTGCTAATTTACAGGCCACTCCCTGGTCCTGTGTtttttgcaatatatttttgtaaaacGACAAACTGCCTCATCTTtagctctttttttccagtccattcatatttttcttcttctgactGATGAGAATCATGTCATTACTCTAGTAACTTTACCGataaatggtactgtaaactCTGCAGCCTTGGTAAAGCAATTGTTTGCCCTTACTGTCTTGTTTGCCCATATCCTGTTACCTGAACATGTCAAAACCTGTTCCTCTATACAAATATAGGTCCTTTTTCAATCTTTGCCCTATCattaaccccttactgcctgaatttatttacaattatctacaaaaataaattgtttgtgtttttgccttcaagcagatgctaaattattggtggtagagtgcttccaatacagttcttggtatgtgtgaaatatgcatcaacagcatcagtgggatacaaACACCACCTTGGCTGCAAaactggaagtggtttgaggcgaatcggcgacaatagtctacaaggggttaaagttgcacaatgtaaaaaaagcactgaagacctttagactcaactgacaaaaacagcGGAATAAGCATCAAATGTGATGATTGAGTCTACGTGGTTCTCACTGTGGGCCTGGCTCTCTGATAAGTTGCGTGTTTACTCCCCATTTTGTGTCAGCTCACTCTAAAAAGTCCTTACCACAATCAACCCTGAGTTGTGCACAGCTCTCCTTAAAAAATGAAGCAATAAACCGTTTAATATGTATGTGAAGACAGCGGGCAGGACTGGATTCATTTACATACTGAAATACTGTCAGAGTAAATCCCATGTGGCCAAAAAAAGCTCCTCTGCAAAAATCCCATCATGACAGATGCATGCCGTGCTACAGTGCCAGGAATGTATAACAAATGaagaatatataaaaatacatataaagtCTATATGAAGAATGTATAAGTCTCTGTATGTACCTTAATATTGTGGATTCAAAATCTCAGTCTCAGACAGCAAAGGTTACAGCTGGAGACTGCCAAAGTGATAATGCTAAGGGAAGTGATGCAAATCATGTGGAGCTCAGATGTTTAGAATCCACATTTTGTTGTGGCATCATGAATCCGTCTTCATCATgcagttttggttttgttttcccGTGTCAGTAGCTGAAAGGCGATATCGGGCAGCAACACCGGAGACAGTTAATCCCAAAACAGACAGCGGGTCCCTGGACATTTACAACCTGCAGTCAAAGCCCCGAGTGATGCAGTTTTTTAACCCATAAATAAGTTTTGTTGCCAAGCAATACGATTCAAACCTCTGCTTGCTTGGAACGGTTGCCTGGCAACATTGATTTATAAAGCAATCAATCAGAGAGCATCGGGAAGCAATTGGGCCTTGCTTATTTCATTAACTACCTGTAGATGGATGGTTTGTGgcaacacaggcagacagagatacacacacattcacacacacacaaacacacactaagtCTTTATCATATTAACTCAGAGTCGACCTGTTGAGGAGGTGATGAGCGATGGGTTTGTTTATAGCgactcctccttcctctttcagGATTTCCTCCAGAGCTCGGAGGCAGTTCACCATCACCACGGGGTCTGGGTCCCTCAGCAGGCTGTACAGCTCATTCACCACCGCAGCGTCTGGACGAGTGACACACATTATGAGTGAAAGGTTGCATGCATGTGAcatgaatgcaaatgcaaagaGCATGAAaagcacatatttacacacatggaCAAGCCGTAGACATATTTGCACGGTAAAAGGTGAGGATAATTTTAATGTTTGAGGTGGGCTCCCTCGTGTTGCCTTTGCATCAGGCGCAGTGCGGATGCAACTGGCTCCTTCTTAAACATTTCTATCTTAATAAAATGATTATTAGTACCCTAATGCTAATATATAAGTATGTTCTGGGCAAAACAATAAAGCTGCATGAAGCATTTTTAGTGCATGAGAGacagggagcaagagagagaaaagaaaaaagaatagggaatgaaaacagagacaggaacgcagtctatccatccaacCTATGTCAGAGCTGGCTTGGAGTTTGTGCAGTTTGGCCCAACCCAGCACGGCCACTCGTCGCACACAAGCTGCTCTGTCCCTCAGACCTGCTGTCAGAGGCTGCTCCACGTACTCCACCAGACTGGGCAACCTgagagacacacaaatacagaaaacacaggaaCCAAACGGTTGCAAACAATCACAGGCGAACAACAACAGCTGACCCTGAAATCAGTTTGTACAGCGTCCTACCTGAGGTTGGTCATGTTCCTGAGTGCAAGGCTGCGGACCATGGGGTTTG is part of the Myripristis murdjan chromosome 7, fMyrMur1.1, whole genome shotgun sequence genome and harbors:
- the ap4b1 gene encoding AP-4 complex subunit beta-1, whose product is MPYLGSEDMVRELRRALSNPNVQSDHLRYRNTILKVVRAMSQGVDVSGLFSEMVKACATVDVVQKKLVYVFLCSYASLNPELSLLVINTLRKDCQDPNPMVRSLALRNMTNLRLPSLVEYVEQPLTAGLRDRAACVRRVAVLGWAKLHKLQASSDIDAAVVNELYSLLRDPDPVVMVNCLRALEEILKEEGGVAINKPIAHHLLNRLKECDVWGQCEVLKILERYRPQSEDELFDILSLLDPSLLSPHPPVMAATLSLFLSLCSGLPAASLSALERVRGPLLAACGSASREMRFTALCHIQLLLRSLPGLMGAHYKRFFCGYAEPAYIKQRKMQLLVELVNDENVALVLDELKGYCTDVNTDTAQAAISAIGRIGRSYSDRCLEILTGLLGLKQEHITSAVVQTVRDLVWVCPQCSEAVCLALEGCEETVQDSQGRQALLWLLGVYGERVSSAPYVLEVFIDGLRSEVSPGVKMELLTATMRLFLCRPAETQDMLGRLLHYCIEEETDMCVRDQALFYYRLLHCGIEETRKVLQGRRSDPSLGVLIGRPAEPVNQWARSFNTLEPLKQSAAETESTSGGSPEPVTSVPRPNTDLSLSSLSPSPVDKVHTGSENSTLRLESSADFLASGDGVPLSLSLSPALSPEEFERLWLQRQGLHAERGALEKAEEEDYVCMEEHVHCPAPPRCSPQSLQAALQLVNVQTLAFTPPQTLPWRVYLYTHTRNTHRSTLILGELLYTGEERVKKVDGGDADQAVMEGAVDEPAKEAEGEGRGEEGVKVTLKQQPRDDTALKGFLSILATVLHTLSSERA